One region of Tumebacillus amylolyticus genomic DNA includes:
- a CDS encoding DEAD/DEAH box helicase, with translation MTFQLLSPTLQKIVWDMEWRRFTPIQELSIPAILDKKHCLLMAGTASGKTEAAFLPVLSLLEREGVNGLKVLYLSPLRALINDQFERIERLTERLDIPLLKWHSDVSRSKKMTWLANPGGILQITPESLEALLVNQTDRIPDLLREVEYIVIDELHAFLDGDRGLQVQSLLARMRRYMKRTPVMIGLSATIGAPEVAQAFLHPEEPEGVEVINPGDGKRQIFLQVEFFPKQNGTFPPALISDLYDLTKDKKSILFANSRGQVEELTHRLNETGRTLGGPTYVQKYHAHHSSLDKSEREWVEEQMKTSRQPLSVVSTNTLELGIDIGSLDLVVQVDATHSVSSLKQRLGRSGRREGTDSYLMMYATEDEDLVQAVAITELLFEKWIEPAAPRRMTYDLLFHQVLSLCTEQRGVFRDDLLGEIAENPTFAHLPTPRVRELLEWMLAEDWLEIVEGKCIPGTEGEKLVRSRDFYAVFQSPALYKVLHGARQVGTIEANPLVMVGESLLLGGQMWSITSLDEKRGTVYVEPAYDGKKPIWLSGSRYIHPQIADRMYAVYTAAEDLEYLSPRAWHRLKDVRNIAATLGWTSEARVIQEGQRTLTFYDFAGTRRQNAMATLLRGWLREQESSLTVKQSPFSLAIEGGEIEKGLAKRALNFLTDTLRRGNEEKYLLMGRGLEPEKNPPTKFAAYLPRNFQLWIEDEIVRDLDGLRDWLSVQKWKIHRN, from the coding sequence ATGACCTTTCAACTTCTCAGCCCCACGTTGCAAAAAATCGTCTGGGACATGGAATGGCGCCGGTTCACGCCGATCCAAGAACTCTCCATCCCCGCGATCCTCGACAAAAAACATTGCCTCCTCATGGCGGGCACAGCTTCGGGCAAGACGGAGGCTGCTTTTTTGCCTGTGTTGAGTTTGTTGGAACGCGAGGGCGTGAACGGGTTGAAAGTCCTGTACCTGTCCCCCTTGCGCGCGCTGATCAACGACCAGTTCGAACGCATCGAACGCTTGACGGAGCGCCTCGACATCCCGCTGCTCAAGTGGCACTCGGACGTCTCTCGTTCGAAAAAAATGACGTGGCTCGCCAACCCCGGCGGCATCCTGCAAATTACGCCGGAGTCGCTGGAAGCCCTGCTCGTCAACCAGACCGACCGCATCCCCGACTTGCTGCGCGAAGTCGAGTACATCGTGATCGACGAACTCCACGCCTTCCTCGACGGGGACCGGGGCTTGCAAGTTCAATCTCTGCTCGCCCGCATGCGCCGCTATATGAAACGAACCCCCGTCATGATCGGCTTGTCCGCGACGATTGGGGCACCGGAGGTGGCACAGGCGTTTTTGCATCCGGAGGAACCGGAGGGAGTCGAGGTGATCAATCCGGGGGACGGCAAGCGGCAGATCTTCCTGCAAGTCGAGTTCTTCCCCAAGCAAAACGGAACGTTCCCACCTGCGCTCATCTCCGACCTCTACGACTTGACCAAGGACAAAAAATCAATCCTCTTCGCCAACTCCCGCGGTCAAGTTGAAGAGCTGACCCACCGCCTCAACGAAACGGGCCGCACGCTCGGGGGACCTACGTATGTGCAGAAGTACCACGCGCACCACTCTTCGCTCGACAAGTCGGAGCGCGAATGGGTCGAAGAGCAGATGAAGACCTCCCGCCAACCACTCTCCGTCGTCTCCACGAACACCCTCGAACTCGGGATCGACATCGGCTCGCTCGACCTCGTTGTTCAGGTGGACGCGACGCACTCCGTCTCGTCGCTCAAGCAGCGTCTCGGACGCTCGGGTCGTCGGGAGGGCACCGATTCCTATCTGATGATGTACGCGACGGAGGACGAAGATTTGGTGCAGGCGGTGGCGATCACCGAACTGCTTTTTGAAAAATGGATCGAGCCCGCCGCGCCTCGTCGGATGACGTATGACCTGCTGTTCCACCAAGTTCTCTCGCTGTGTACGGAGCAGCGCGGAGTGTTTCGCGATGACTTGCTGGGCGAGATCGCCGAGAATCCAACGTTCGCGCATCTGCCGACTCCGCGTGTTCGTGAATTGCTGGAATGGATGCTCGCCGAGGACTGGTTGGAGATCGTCGAAGGCAAGTGCATCCCCGGCACCGAGGGGGAGAAGCTCGTGCGCTCGCGGGACTTCTATGCCGTTTTTCAATCGCCCGCTCTGTACAAAGTCTTGCACGGCGCACGGCAAGTCGGCACCATCGAAGCGAATCCGCTGGTGATGGTCGGCGAATCGCTGTTGCTCGGCGGTCAGATGTGGTCGATCACCTCCCTCGATGAAAAAAGGGGCACGGTCTACGTCGAGCCCGCTTATGACGGGAAAAAGCCGATCTGGTTGTCCGGCTCCCGCTACATCCACCCGCAGATTGCCGATCGCATGTACGCGGTCTACACGGCTGCTGAAGATCTGGAATACCTGAGCCCGCGGGCGTGGCACCGTCTCAAAGACGTTCGCAACATCGCGGCGACTTTGGGCTGGACGTCGGAAGCGCGGGTGATTCAAGAAGGGCAGCGAACCCTAACGTTTTACGACTTCGCAGGGACTCGCCGCCAGAACGCGATGGCGACGCTCTTGCGCGGCTGGTTGCGCGAACAGGAGTCCTCGCTCACCGTCAAACAAAGCCCGTTCTCCCTCGCCATCGAAGGCGGCGAAATTGAAAAAGGACTCGCCAAGCGAGCCCTCAACTTCCTCACCGACACCCTCCGCCGAGGCAACGAGGAAAAATACCTGCTCATGGGCCGCGGACTCGAACCGGAGAAAAACCCGCCCACCAAATTCGCGGCGTACCTCCCGCGAAACTTCCAACTCTGGATCGAAGACGAGATCGTCCGCGACCTCGACGGACTTCGCGATTGGCTGTCCGTGCAGAAGTGGAAGATCCACCGCAACTGA
- a CDS encoding peroxiredoxin-like family protein yields MSLNLELKQMRADFVAKTPVEVHGILFKIIEDLQSSGIATGLEVGSKARDFQLTDALGQPVRLSDEWKKGPVILQFYRGAWCPYCNVQLLSYQKILPDIQRLGAQLIAISPQSPDNTLSQTEKLELNFHVVSDTRGLVAAKYNLLYDVPEYLIDMYKSFPLDLTEYNASERWILPVPATIMIDEDGIIRYSHVDPDFTVRLEPSELLYHLQSL; encoded by the coding sequence ATGAGTTTGAACTTGGAATTGAAACAGATGCGTGCGGACTTTGTTGCAAAAACCCCTGTGGAGGTACACGGCATTCTCTTTAAGATCATCGAAGACCTGCAATCCTCCGGCATTGCCACCGGTCTGGAAGTCGGGAGCAAGGCGCGCGATTTCCAACTGACCGATGCATTGGGGCAACCGGTCCGCTTGTCGGACGAGTGGAAAAAAGGCCCGGTCATCCTGCAATTCTACCGTGGTGCGTGGTGCCCGTACTGCAACGTCCAACTGCTGTCCTACCAAAAAATCCTGCCCGACATCCAGCGACTGGGCGCTCAATTGATCGCGATCTCGCCGCAGAGCCCGGACAACACACTCTCTCAAACGGAGAAGTTGGAACTGAACTTCCATGTCGTCAGCGACACACGCGGGTTGGTCGCAGCCAAGTACAACTTGCTGTATGACGTGCCGGAGTACCTGATTGACATGTACAAATCCTTCCCGCTCGACCTCACCGAGTACAACGCCTCGGAGCGCTGGATTCTGCCGGTTCCCGCGACGATCATGATTGACGAGGACGGCATCATCCGGTATTCGCACGTTGATCCGGACTTCACCGTGCGTCTCGAACCATCCGAACTTTTGTACCACCTGCAAAGCCTGTAA
- a CDS encoding DUF6687 family protein gives MIPQFFVLGSSDVRPQSAKTIFADGSADSTYREGVDMELSHWIPNRTPEEFKANTSTEICMKFVAAHSTEGWELAINNHLDCDGVLSIFTLVHSEFALKHRETIVQIAEMGDFMGWGDRPAQVAYQALTKFIFGAKADKVDIRKIYEDAFELLIRLLESDLAQDPKAQDVYAVVDRSLELVESGRVRREVFGKHFVLYHIPADAVRGEYERALHIPAFNSLLTDAALLLPQVRHKLDPDKVHLVSVEGPQGTYYDLWYPGYMWAETPFAWRAPGFAFSGSTNGHYYGHPPLEEIVRQLQEMETAEGTWTLAKDLSPFASIKGRDFPVVLSFLTQSALAPQVVAEMLARAF, from the coding sequence ATGATACCGCAATTTTTTGTGCTTGGAAGTTCGGACGTTCGTCCGCAGAGTGCGAAGACGATTTTCGCCGACGGGTCGGCGGACAGTACGTACCGCGAGGGCGTGGACATGGAGTTGAGCCATTGGATTCCCAATCGGACGCCTGAGGAATTCAAAGCGAACACGTCTACGGAGATCTGCATGAAGTTCGTCGCGGCCCATTCGACGGAGGGCTGGGAGTTGGCGATCAACAACCATTTGGATTGCGACGGTGTGCTGTCGATCTTCACGTTGGTACATAGTGAGTTTGCCCTGAAACATCGAGAAACCATTGTGCAAATTGCCGAGATGGGCGATTTTATGGGTTGGGGAGACCGCCCGGCGCAAGTGGCATACCAGGCGTTGACGAAGTTCATTTTTGGAGCGAAGGCGGACAAAGTGGACATTCGCAAGATTTACGAGGATGCGTTTGAGTTGCTGATTCGTTTGTTGGAGTCGGACTTGGCGCAAGACCCGAAAGCGCAGGACGTCTATGCGGTGGTGGATCGGTCGTTGGAACTGGTGGAGTCGGGGCGGGTGAGGCGTGAAGTTTTTGGGAAGCATTTCGTGCTTTATCACATCCCGGCTGATGCGGTTCGTGGAGAGTATGAGCGTGCGTTGCACATCCCTGCGTTCAATTCGTTGCTGACCGATGCTGCGCTGCTCCTCCCGCAAGTTCGCCACAAGCTCGATCCGGATAAAGTACATCTCGTCTCCGTCGAAGGTCCGCAGGGCACGTACTACGATCTCTGGTACCCCGGCTACATGTGGGCGGAGACGCCGTTTGCGTGGCGGGCACCGGGGTTTGCATTCAGCGGGAGTACGAACGGGCATTATTACGGGCACCCGCCGCTGGAGGAGATTGTGAGGCAGTTGCAAGAGATGGAGACGGCCGAGGGCACGTGGACGCTGGCGAAGGATCTGTCGCCGTTCGCGAGCATCAAGGGCCGTGATTTCCCCGTGGTGCTGTCGTTCTTGACGCAGAGTGCGTTGGCTCCGCAAGTTGTCGCGGAGATGCTGGCGAGGGCATTTTAA
- a CDS encoding YerC/YecD family TrpR-related protein: MQLDKLRDKTVDQLFEAILQLESLEEAYLFFDDLCTVNEVQSLAQRLEVARMLRKGHTYNQIEAETGASTATISRVKRCLNYGTDGYKLALERLNR, from the coding sequence GTGCAACTTGACAAGCTTCGAGACAAAACAGTTGACCAGCTTTTCGAAGCGATCCTCCAATTAGAATCGCTGGAAGAAGCGTATCTATTCTTTGATGATCTATGCACAGTCAATGAGGTGCAATCTCTGGCCCAACGCCTGGAAGTTGCCCGCATGTTGCGCAAGGGACATACGTACAATCAAATCGAAGCGGAGACCGGGGCCTCGACGGCGACGATCTCGCGCGTCAAGCGATGCCTGAACTACGGCACCGACGGATACAAGTTGGCGTTGGAACGCTTGAATCGATAG
- a CDS encoding heptaprenylglyceryl phosphate synthase codes for MTKPNEQPWRNWRHVVKLDPDRPLPENLLDALRESGTDAVLLGGTQRITYDNVSALLGSLRRHVPELPVWQEISSEDAVVDGVDGFAIPVVLNAGDPRWLIGEHVRALLKYRPFIDWSKVLVEGYLVLNENCAVAELTEAQTELTPDEAAAYAVAGEALLSMPVIYIEYSGTYGDPATVKEIARVVQNAHIFYGGGIDSYEKAAEMATLADTIIVGNALYRENWREVLEQTVRAAKST; via the coding sequence GTGACCAAGCCAAATGAGCAGCCGTGGCGCAACTGGCGGCACGTGGTCAAGCTCGACCCCGACCGTCCACTGCCGGAGAATTTGCTGGACGCGCTTCGCGAATCCGGCACCGACGCGGTGTTGCTCGGCGGGACGCAACGGATTACATACGACAACGTGAGCGCCTTGCTCGGTTCCTTGCGTCGTCACGTTCCGGAACTGCCGGTCTGGCAGGAGATTTCGTCCGAAGACGCGGTGGTCGACGGCGTGGACGGTTTTGCCATTCCGGTGGTGCTCAATGCCGGCGACCCGCGCTGGCTGATCGGCGAGCATGTTCGGGCGCTGCTCAAATACCGTCCGTTCATCGACTGGTCGAAGGTGTTGGTCGAGGGCTACCTCGTGCTCAACGAAAACTGCGCCGTCGCCGAGCTGACCGAAGCGCAAACGGAACTCACCCCCGACGAAGCGGCCGCCTATGCGGTGGCCGGGGAAGCGTTGCTGTCGATGCCGGTGATCTACATCGAGTACAGCGGCACGTACGGCGACCCCGCGACCGTGAAGGAAATCGCCCGCGTCGTGCAGAACGCGCACATTTTCTACGGCGGGGGCATCGATTCCTATGAAAAAGCGGCGGAGATGGCGACGCTTGCCGACACGATCATCGTCGGCAATGCCCTGTACCGCGAAAACTGGCGCGAGGTGTTGGAGCAGACGGTACGAGCTGCGAAGAGTACGTAA
- a CDS encoding response regulator transcription factor encodes MRIHVLIADDDPHIRTLVKFYLLKEGYAVLEASDGIEASAILEREKVHLAVVDVMMPGRDGLELCREIRDVYDIPVILLTAKGEVEDKELGFLSGTDDYLVKPFEPRELLFRMKALLRRYQMMSQEVLRFAETWIDLSNYEVHVAGEPLQLPRKEFELLALLAGNPGRILTRDQLIQRIWGIDYEGDSRTVDVHIKRLRERLADARDVSIVTVRGLGYKLEAAGE; translated from the coding sequence ATGAGAATCCATGTGTTGATTGCAGACGACGACCCGCACATTCGAACGCTGGTGAAGTTTTATCTGCTCAAAGAGGGCTATGCGGTGCTGGAAGCATCCGACGGGATCGAAGCTTCCGCGATCTTGGAGCGGGAGAAAGTTCACCTCGCCGTCGTCGATGTGATGATGCCGGGCCGGGACGGGTTGGAGTTGTGCCGTGAAATTCGCGACGTGTACGACATCCCCGTCATCCTGTTGACGGCGAAAGGAGAAGTCGAGGACAAGGAACTGGGCTTCCTGTCGGGGACGGACGATTATCTCGTCAAGCCGTTTGAGCCCCGCGAGTTGCTGTTTCGGATGAAGGCGTTGCTTCGGCGCTACCAGATGATGTCGCAGGAGGTCTTGCGTTTCGCCGAGACGTGGATCGACCTCTCCAATTACGAAGTCCACGTGGCGGGCGAACCTCTGCAACTCCCGCGCAAGGAATTTGAATTGCTGGCCTTGCTCGCCGGCAATCCGGGCCGCATCTTGACCCGCGACCAACTGATTCAACGCATCTGGGGCATCGATTACGAAGGAGACTCCCGCACGGTGGACGTGCATATCAAGCGACTGCGGGAACGATTGGCAGACGCCCGCGACGTGTCGATCGTGACCGTGCGGGGGCTTGGTTACAAGTTGGAGGCAGCGGGAGAATGA
- a CDS encoding sensor histidine kinase, with product MRTLYVRIVVLTILALLVSSVLSFLLANLYYQSFLKSYNEEKLMGVAESLVAEYEANPTLELDPYLQTAAHLNYQLFTIDEQGHRTSYGTEFKDDRLDDGVVQRVLGGEKYQGILENRHGLFVTGFFENTLQNSVGVPLHVGGKTYAVFLRPDIERMFGEVRVLLAFLLVGTLVLSLLFLVVFMRFVVKPINRLTAATQKIAEGEYDIRLESSRRDEIGELARQFSKMAGELKQVEAMRQEFVSNVSHEIQSPLTSIKGFSQALRTADMEADERDLYLGIIEAESERLSSLSKQLLTLASLERESAAPDKTPYRLDEQIREAVLVLEWQWQEKNLHMALDLPEVTVQGDRQLLHLVWINLLTNAIKFTPAEGSVEVELINEGSDLWITIRDTGIGIPASEVPRVFERFYKGDKSRNRTAAGSGLGLAIVSKIVALHRGHIHVESEWGVGTEVRVRLPRL from the coding sequence ATGAGGACGTTGTATGTACGCATCGTGGTGCTGACGATTCTCGCTTTGCTGGTGAGCAGCGTGCTGTCGTTCCTGCTCGCGAATCTCTACTACCAGAGTTTCCTCAAATCGTACAACGAAGAAAAATTGATGGGCGTCGCCGAGAGCTTGGTGGCGGAGTACGAAGCCAATCCGACGTTGGAGCTCGACCCGTACTTGCAGACGGCGGCTCATCTCAACTATCAACTGTTCACCATCGACGAGCAGGGTCATCGAACAAGCTACGGAACGGAGTTCAAAGACGATCGATTGGATGATGGGGTCGTGCAGAGGGTGCTTGGCGGCGAGAAGTACCAAGGGATTTTAGAGAACCGGCACGGGCTGTTCGTCACGGGCTTTTTTGAAAATACGTTGCAGAACTCTGTCGGCGTTCCCTTGCATGTTGGAGGGAAGACGTACGCGGTGTTTCTGAGACCCGACATTGAACGGATGTTTGGCGAAGTGCGCGTTCTGCTGGCGTTCTTGCTGGTGGGGACGTTGGTGTTGAGTTTGCTGTTCCTCGTCGTGTTCATGCGTTTCGTGGTCAAACCGATCAACCGCTTGACGGCCGCCACGCAAAAAATCGCCGAGGGCGAGTACGACATCCGTCTGGAATCGTCACGCCGAGATGAGATCGGCGAATTGGCGCGGCAGTTTTCCAAGATGGCGGGCGAGTTGAAACAGGTGGAAGCGATGAGACAGGAGTTCGTCTCCAACGTCTCGCACGAAATTCAATCGCCGCTCACCTCGATCAAGGGCTTCTCGCAAGCCCTGCGCACCGCAGACATGGAAGCGGACGAACGCGACCTCTACTTAGGCATCATCGAAGCGGAAAGCGAGCGCCTCTCGTCGCTAAGCAAGCAATTGCTGACGCTCGCGTCGTTGGAACGAGAATCAGCGGCTCCCGACAAGACTCCCTATCGCCTCGACGAGCAGATTCGCGAGGCCGTCCTCGTCTTGGAGTGGCAATGGCAGGAGAAAAACTTGCACATGGCGCTCGACTTGCCGGAAGTCACCGTGCAAGGAGATCGCCAATTGTTGCATCTCGTCTGGATCAATTTGCTGACGAACGCAATCAAATTCACCCCGGCGGAAGGCTCCGTCGAAGTGGAGTTGATCAACGAAGGGTCCGACTTGTGGATCACGATTCGCGACACGGGCATCGGCATCCCCGCTTCCGAAGTGCCGCGGGTGTTCGAGCGTTTTTACAAAGGGGACAAGTCCCGCAATCGAACGGCCGCCGGCAGCGGGCTGGGGCTTGCCATCGTCTCCAAGATCGTGGCTCTGCACAGAGGCCATATCCACGTCGAGAGTGAGTGGGGCGTGGGGACGGAGGTGCGGGTTCGGTTGCCGAGGCTGTAA
- a CDS encoding MMPL family transporter → MFKVIQAVTKMASGKRGAKIVVGLWLAFALVLSFLAPSSKLFAVNSNSSDLPAGLPSEVASVVREKHFPTEDGLTALLVFHEETPLTEEQQTRVAEVSRLLSEENLQGVATSTPLYQMPAAAWGPFFSEDRTTLMLPVSLKKDLDSHGVREVVQQINELVQTKVLGTLHVSITGPAGISSDAIGVFQNADFVLMLTSVVLILILLILLYRSPLLAVVPLVMAGILYEIADRLLGLGAKNGMFVVESQALSIMMILLFAVLTDYALFVFSRYRDELRKTSSQYEAMQEAMKHVGEPIFFSGSIILVSVLTLSVALFKPYQHFAPVFGVALVVVLLGGLTLIPAGFALLGRKAFWPFLPRVGEVPSAKLGLWDRMGRLVTKKPRLLAGGLTLLLLGASLFIGNIQFSYNLLKSFPGDTPSRVGFETLQQHFPPGALAPSTVLVESRQTLDAGSQTSLENLRSKLSEVSGVKSVTLGKNALSSDLHAAQLQLVLSHDPYDPAAMQTVVTIREEAQRFLQDSGFDSQQVSLHVAGQTATQLDTRTVNDRDTKLVLVLVTLLTTVLLIFQSRSLIAPIYMMGTILLTYATSLGITWVVFHNLLGYESISYRIPLYSFVFLVALGVDYNILLLSRIREEVQHADLPTAIRRAVSVTGKTISSAGLILVATFSVLMTQPLLELVLFGFVVGLGVLIDTFLVRSLLMPSIMLLLGRWNWWPGRKQN, encoded by the coding sequence ATGTTCAAAGTCATACAAGCTGTGACCAAGATGGCGAGCGGAAAGCGAGGGGCCAAGATTGTAGTGGGGCTCTGGTTGGCTTTTGCGCTCGTCTTGTCGTTTCTGGCTCCGTCAAGCAAGTTGTTTGCCGTCAACTCGAATTCGTCCGACTTGCCGGCGGGCCTGCCATCGGAAGTGGCAAGCGTCGTGCGGGAGAAGCACTTTCCCACTGAGGACGGCTTGACGGCGTTGCTGGTGTTCCATGAAGAAACTCCGCTCACGGAGGAACAACAGACGCGAGTGGCGGAAGTCAGCCGTTTGCTGTCTGAGGAAAACCTGCAAGGGGTCGCAACTTCAACCCCCTTGTACCAAATGCCGGCTGCGGCGTGGGGGCCTTTTTTCTCCGAGGATCGCACCACGCTGATGCTGCCCGTTTCTTTGAAAAAAGACCTCGATTCGCACGGTGTGCGCGAGGTCGTCCAACAGATCAACGAGCTCGTGCAAACGAAGGTGCTCGGCACGCTGCACGTTTCGATCACGGGACCTGCGGGGATTTCGTCTGACGCAATCGGGGTGTTTCAAAATGCCGATTTCGTGTTGATGCTGACTTCGGTCGTGCTGATTCTGATCCTCTTGATCTTGTTGTACCGCTCTCCGTTGCTGGCTGTTGTTCCGCTTGTGATGGCGGGGATTCTGTACGAAATCGCAGATCGACTGCTTGGGCTTGGAGCCAAAAACGGTATGTTCGTTGTGGAGAGCCAAGCGTTGTCGATCATGATGATCTTGCTGTTTGCCGTGTTGACCGACTACGCTCTGTTCGTGTTCTCGAGGTATCGTGACGAATTGCGCAAAACGTCGTCCCAATATGAGGCGATGCAAGAGGCGATGAAGCACGTCGGGGAGCCGATCTTCTTCAGCGGTTCGATCATTTTGGTCTCGGTGTTGACGTTGTCGGTGGCGCTGTTCAAACCGTACCAACACTTTGCTCCCGTGTTCGGAGTGGCGCTGGTCGTCGTGTTGCTGGGCGGGTTGACGTTGATCCCTGCCGGTTTCGCGCTTCTGGGACGCAAGGCATTCTGGCCGTTCCTGCCGCGCGTTGGCGAAGTTCCCTCTGCGAAACTTGGGCTTTGGGATCGCATGGGCCGCTTGGTCACGAAAAAACCGCGCCTCCTCGCAGGCGGGTTGACGCTGCTGTTGCTGGGCGCGTCGTTGTTCATCGGAAACATCCAGTTCTCATACAATCTCTTGAAGTCGTTTCCGGGCGATACGCCCTCGCGCGTAGGATTCGAAACGTTGCAGCAGCACTTCCCGCCGGGGGCGTTGGCACCCTCCACCGTACTTGTGGAAAGTCGGCAGACGTTGGATGCGGGGAGTCAGACATCGCTTGAAAACTTGCGGTCGAAACTGAGTGAAGTTTCGGGCGTGAAGTCGGTAACGCTTGGAAAAAATGCGCTGTCCTCGGACCTTCATGCGGCACAGCTTCAACTGGTGCTTTCCCATGACCCGTATGACCCCGCCGCGATGCAGACGGTGGTGACCATCCGTGAAGAAGCGCAGCGTTTTTTGCAAGACAGTGGGTTTGATTCGCAACAAGTTTCGTTGCATGTAGCAGGGCAGACGGCGACGCAGTTGGATACGCGAACGGTGAATGATCGGGATACGAAGCTGGTGCTCGTCCTCGTGACGCTGTTGACCACCGTGTTGCTGATCTTCCAATCGCGCTCGCTGATCGCACCGATTTATATGATGGGGACGATTCTCTTGACGTATGCGACGTCCTTGGGGATCACGTGGGTTGTGTTTCACAACCTTCTCGGGTACGAGTCGATCTCCTATCGCATACCGCTGTACTCGTTCGTGTTCTTGGTCGCGTTGGGCGTGGATTACAACATCCTCTTGCTCTCACGCATTCGAGAGGAAGTTCAGCACGCAGACTTGCCAACGGCGATTCGCCGAGCCGTCTCCGTGACGGGCAAGACGATTTCGTCGGCAGGCTTGATCCTCGTCGCGACGTTCTCCGTGCTGATGACACAACCGTTGTTGGAACTCGTGCTGTTCGGATTCGTCGTCGGACTCGGGGTGTTGATCGACACGTTCCTCGTTCGGAGTTTGTTGATGCCGTCGATCATGCTGTTGCTCGGACGCTGGAACTGGTGGCCGGGACGAAAACAAAACTAA
- the rseP gene encoding RIP metalloprotease RseP has product MNIVMALLALGFLIFIHELGHFWAARAVGVRVEEFAIGFGPAIIKHKRKGIAYRLNWIPLGGYVKMLGEDNPEAADAPDSFNNRPIAARILVIVAGVIMNLLGAFVILLLMYNLYGHPTAQVSNVIDQVSASSPASEAGIKSGDVIQSVDGEKFSSFESFSEKVKAHEGQPMTLEIKRGDQTMPITVTPRKVNSSVMIGVQPKQSTQWVKQGSFGQSVNDAFTDTGKITSKVFEGFKMLVTGGVSLKEIGGPVEIVRITGEASQTGVPDFLYIVAFLSCNLAVLNIMPFPALDGGRLVFLIIEWLRRGKRIPLEREASINFIGILFLLTLMVVVTFKDVFKIFNQ; this is encoded by the coding sequence ATGAATATCGTGATGGCCCTACTCGCACTTGGGTTCCTCATCTTCATCCACGAGCTGGGACACTTCTGGGCTGCACGTGCGGTCGGCGTTCGCGTCGAAGAGTTCGCCATCGGCTTTGGCCCGGCGATCATCAAGCACAAGCGCAAAGGAATCGCCTACCGCCTGAACTGGATTCCGCTCGGCGGCTACGTGAAGATGTTGGGAGAAGACAATCCCGAAGCGGCAGATGCACCTGACAGTTTCAATAACCGCCCGATCGCAGCGCGGATTCTCGTCATCGTTGCGGGCGTAATCATGAACTTGCTGGGCGCGTTCGTGATTCTCTTGTTGATGTACAACCTCTACGGACATCCGACCGCGCAAGTGTCCAACGTGATCGATCAAGTCAGCGCGTCTTCTCCGGCTTCTGAAGCCGGCATCAAGTCGGGCGACGTGATTCAGAGCGTGGACGGCGAGAAATTCTCTTCGTTCGAAAGCTTCTCGGAGAAAGTCAAAGCTCACGAAGGACAACCGATGACCTTGGAGATCAAGCGCGGCGACCAGACGATGCCGATCACCGTCACTCCGCGCAAAGTCAACTCGTCGGTCATGATCGGGGTTCAACCGAAGCAATCGACGCAATGGGTCAAGCAAGGTAGTTTCGGGCAGAGCGTCAACGATGCGTTCACCGACACCGGCAAGATCACAAGCAAAGTCTTCGAAGGCTTCAAGATGCTCGTCACCGGCGGCGTCTCGCTCAAAGAAATCGGCGGTCCGGTCGAGATCGTCCGCATCACGGGCGAAGCTTCGCAAACCGGCGTGCCTGACTTCCTGTATATCGTGGCGTTCCTCTCGTGCAACCTCGCCGTGCTGAACATCATGCCGTTCCCGGCGCTTGACGGCGGCCGACTGGTGTTCTTGATTATCGAATGGCTCCGTCGCGGCAAACGTATTCCGCTGGAGCGTGAAGCGAGCATCAACTTCATCGGGATTCTGTTCCTGCTGACCCTGATGGTGGTTGTAACGTTCAAGGACGTCTTCAAGATCTTCAACCAATAA